Proteins from a single region of Streptomyces sp. HUAS 15-9:
- the rsmA gene encoding 16S rRNA (adenine(1518)-N(6)/adenine(1519)-N(6))-dimethyltransferase RsmA, whose translation MSSPTPDALLGPADIRELAAALGVRPTKQRGQNFVIDANTVRRIVRTAEVRPDDVVVEVGPGLGSLTLALLEVADHVTAVEIDDVLAAALPSTIAARMPERADRFALVHSDAMHIAELPGPAPTALVANLPYNVAVPVLLHMLDTFPGIERTLVMVQSEVADRLAAAPGSKVYGVPSVKANWYAEVKRAGAIGRNVFWPAPNVDSGLVSLVRRAEPIKTTASKREVFAVVDAAFAQRRKTLRAALAGWAGSAAAAEAALVAAGISPQARGESLTVEEFARIAEHKESAK comes from the coding sequence GTGAGCAGCCCCACCCCAGACGCCCTCCTCGGCCCCGCCGACATCCGTGAGCTCGCGGCAGCGCTGGGCGTGCGGCCCACCAAGCAGCGCGGCCAGAACTTCGTGATCGACGCGAACACCGTCCGCCGGATCGTCCGTACCGCCGAGGTCCGCCCCGACGACGTGGTCGTCGAGGTCGGCCCGGGGCTCGGCTCCCTCACCCTCGCGCTGCTGGAGGTCGCCGACCACGTCACCGCCGTCGAGATCGACGACGTCCTGGCCGCCGCGCTGCCCTCGACGATCGCGGCGCGCATGCCGGAGCGCGCGGACCGGTTCGCGCTGGTCCACTCCGACGCGATGCACATCGCCGAACTGCCCGGCCCCGCCCCCACGGCCCTCGTCGCGAACCTGCCCTACAACGTGGCCGTCCCGGTGCTGCTGCACATGCTCGACACCTTCCCCGGCATCGAGCGGACGCTGGTGATGGTGCAGTCGGAGGTCGCCGACCGGCTCGCCGCCGCGCCCGGTTCGAAGGTGTACGGCGTGCCCTCCGTCAAGGCCAACTGGTACGCCGAGGTGAAGCGGGCCGGGGCCATCGGCCGCAATGTCTTCTGGCCCGCGCCCAACGTCGACAGCGGGCTCGTCTCCCTGGTCCGGCGGGCAGAGCCGATCAAGACCACCGCCTCCAAGCGCGAGGTCTTCGCCGTCGTCGACGCGGCGTTCGCACAACGGCGCAAGACCCTGCGGGCCGCGCTCGCCGGCTGGGCGGGCTCCGCCGCGGCCGCCGAGGCCGCCCTCGTCGCCGCCGGCATCTCGCCGCAGGCACGCGGGGAGTCGCTGACGGTCGAGGAGTTCGCGCGGATCGCCGAGCACAAGGAGTCTGCCAAGTGA
- a CDS encoding 4-(cytidine 5'-diphospho)-2-C-methyl-D-erythritol kinase: MSVTVRVPAKVNVQLAVGAARPDGFHDLANVFLAVGLYDEVTVTPAQELRVTCEGPDADQVPLDRTNLAARAAIALAARRGIEPAVHIHIDKDIPVAGGMAGGSADGAGALLACNALWGTGASRAELLAICAELGSDVPFGLVGGAALGTGRGEQLTALEVGGTFHWVFAMADRGLSTPAVFREFDRLGEGLDIPEPVASGDLLDALAKGDPDALAATTSNDLQPAALSLFPELADTLAAGRGAGALTALVSGSGPTTAFLARDAESAEKVAQALRTSGTCRSVRVATGPAAGATVL; this comes from the coding sequence GTGAGCGTCACGGTACGGGTTCCGGCCAAGGTCAACGTCCAGCTCGCCGTGGGTGCCGCGCGGCCGGACGGGTTCCACGACCTGGCCAATGTCTTCCTCGCGGTCGGGCTGTACGACGAGGTCACGGTCACCCCGGCTCAGGAGCTGCGCGTCACCTGCGAGGGACCGGACGCGGACCAGGTCCCCCTGGACCGCACCAACCTCGCGGCGCGCGCGGCGATCGCGCTCGCCGCGCGGCGGGGCATCGAACCGGCCGTGCACATCCACATCGACAAGGACATCCCGGTCGCCGGCGGTATGGCGGGCGGCAGCGCGGACGGCGCGGGCGCGCTGCTCGCCTGCAACGCGCTGTGGGGTACGGGCGCCTCCCGTGCCGAACTCCTCGCCATCTGCGCCGAGTTGGGCAGCGACGTACCCTTCGGCCTGGTGGGCGGCGCGGCCCTGGGCACCGGGCGCGGGGAACAGCTGACGGCCCTGGAGGTCGGCGGCACCTTCCACTGGGTGTTCGCGATGGCCGACCGCGGGCTGTCGACCCCGGCGGTGTTCCGTGAGTTCGACCGGCTCGGCGAGGGACTCGACATCCCCGAGCCCGTGGCCTCGGGGGACCTCCTCGACGCTCTCGCCAAGGGCGACCCCGACGCTCTCGCGGCCACCACCTCCAACGACCTCCAGCCGGCCGCGCTGTCTCTGTTCCCGGAGCTGGCCGACACGCTCGCCGCGGGCCGCGGGGCGGGCGCGCTCACGGCCCTCGTCTCGGGTTCGGGCCCGACCACCGCGTTCCTCGCCCGCGATGCCGAGTCGGCGGAGAAGGTCGCGCAGGCGCTGCGGACGTCGGGGACGTGCAGGTCGGTACGGGTGGCTACGGGGCCTGCGGCGGGGGCGACGGTGCTCTGA
- a CDS encoding Uma2 family endonuclease codes for MTAQPAEQSGWRMPPLDGYTVDDLLTLPDLPPHTELIDGSLVLVSPQRYFHFAAIDLLASGLRRTVPPELKVVREMTVVLDRRNGPEPDISVIRAAAKTGPEQTYFEGKDVVLAVEVVSPESEARDRLTKTHKYAEAGIRYYWLVEMAGAEKHPAVEVFELSETRGTGLYRSIGTYRDRVKVDKPYTIDIDLTAIDEL; via the coding sequence ATGACAGCCCAGCCCGCAGAGCAGTCCGGATGGCGCATGCCCCCGCTGGACGGCTACACCGTGGACGACCTGCTCACACTGCCTGATCTCCCGCCGCACACCGAGTTGATCGACGGGAGCCTGGTCCTCGTGAGTCCGCAGCGCTACTTTCACTTCGCCGCGATCGACCTGCTGGCCAGCGGCCTGCGCCGCACTGTGCCTCCCGAATTGAAGGTCGTCCGCGAAATGACCGTAGTGCTGGACCGGCGCAACGGACCCGAGCCGGACATCTCGGTGATCAGGGCCGCCGCCAAGACCGGGCCGGAACAGACGTACTTCGAGGGAAAGGACGTCGTACTCGCCGTCGAGGTCGTCTCCCCGGAATCCGAAGCCCGCGATCGGCTCACCAAGACACACAAATACGCAGAGGCGGGCATCCGGTACTACTGGCTGGTGGAAATGGCCGGGGCCGAGAAGCATCCGGCGGTCGAGGTCTTCGAGCTGTCGGAGACCAGGGGCACGGGCTTGTACCGCTCGATCGGCACGTACCGCGACCGCGTCAAGGTCGACAAGCCCTACACCATCGACATCGACCTGACCGCCATCGACGAACTCTGA
- a CDS encoding ABC-F family ATP-binding cassette domain-containing protein, producing the protein MAVNLVNVENVSKVYGTRALLDGVSLGVSEGDRIGVVGRNGDGKTTLIRMLAKLEEADTGRVTHSGGLRLGVLTQHDSLDPAATVRHEVIGDMADHEWAGNAKVRDVLTGLFGGLDLPGFPKGLDTVIGPLSGGERRRIALAKLLIEEQDLLVLDEPTNHLDVEGISWLARHLRSRRSALVCVTHDRWFLDQVCTRMWDVQRGDVYEYEGGYSDYVFARAERERIAATEETKRQNLVRKELAWLRRGAPARTSKPRFRVEAANELIKDVPPPRDTSELMKFASSRLGKTVFDLEDVSIQAGPKVLLKHVTWQLGPGDRIGLVGVNGAGKTSLLRAMADAAWTEGEAQPAGGRVTVGKTVKLAYLSQEVGELDPNLRVLEAVQRVRERVDLGKGREMTAGQLCETFGFNKEKQWTPVGDLSGGERRRLQLLRLLMDEPNVLFLDEPTNDLDIETLTQLEDVLDGWPGSMIVISHDRFFVERTTDRVFALLGDATLRMLPRGIDEYLERRQRMEEAVAASAAAAAPRAAAAEKSAADQRAAKKELQKIERQLDRISEKEAKLHAQIAENATDFAKVAELDAQLRDLAGEREDLELRWLELAEDA; encoded by the coding sequence ATGGCCGTCAACCTGGTCAATGTCGAGAACGTCAGCAAGGTGTACGGCACCCGTGCGCTGCTGGACGGTGTCTCGCTCGGGGTGTCCGAAGGGGACCGCATCGGGGTCGTCGGGCGCAACGGCGACGGCAAGACCACCCTCATCCGGATGCTCGCCAAGCTGGAGGAGGCCGACACCGGGCGGGTCACCCACTCGGGCGGTCTGCGGCTCGGCGTGCTCACCCAGCACGACTCCCTCGATCCGGCCGCCACCGTCCGCCACGAGGTCATCGGTGACATGGCGGACCACGAGTGGGCCGGGAACGCCAAGGTCAGGGACGTACTGACCGGGCTGTTCGGCGGGCTCGACCTGCCCGGCTTCCCGAAGGGGCTGGACACCGTCATCGGGCCGCTGTCCGGTGGTGAGCGGCGGCGCATCGCGCTCGCCAAGCTGCTCATCGAGGAGCAGGACCTGCTCGTCCTCGACGAGCCCACCAACCACCTCGACGTCGAGGGCATCTCCTGGCTGGCCCGGCATCTGCGAAGCCGCCGCTCCGCGCTCGTGTGCGTGACGCACGACCGGTGGTTCCTCGACCAGGTGTGCACCCGCATGTGGGACGTCCAGCGCGGTGATGTCTACGAGTACGAGGGCGGCTACTCCGACTACGTCTTCGCCCGCGCCGAGCGCGAGCGCATCGCCGCCACCGAGGAGACCAAGCGGCAGAACCTCGTCAGGAAGGAGCTGGCCTGGCTGCGCCGCGGCGCGCCCGCCCGTACCTCCAAGCCGCGCTTCCGCGTCGAGGCCGCCAACGAGCTGATCAAGGACGTGCCGCCGCCGCGCGACACCAGCGAGTTGATGAAGTTCGCCTCCTCGCGGCTCGGCAAGACCGTCTTCGACCTGGAGGACGTGAGCATCCAGGCCGGACCCAAGGTGCTGCTCAAGCACGTCACCTGGCAGCTCGGCCCCGGCGACCGCATCGGCCTGGTCGGCGTGAACGGCGCCGGCAAGACCTCGCTGCTGCGCGCCATGGCCGACGCGGCGTGGACGGAAGGGGAGGCGCAGCCCGCGGGCGGCCGGGTCACCGTCGGCAAGACCGTCAAGCTCGCCTATCTGTCCCAGGAGGTCGGCGAACTCGACCCGAACCTGCGGGTCCTGGAGGCGGTGCAGCGGGTGCGCGAGCGCGTCGATCTCGGCAAGGGGCGCGAGATGACGGCCGGACAGCTGTGCGAGACGTTCGGCTTCAACAAGGAGAAGCAGTGGACGCCGGTGGGGGACCTGTCCGGCGGTGAGCGCCGCCGCCTGCAGCTGCTGCGGCTGCTGATGGACGAGCCGAACGTCCTCTTCCTCGACGAGCCCACCAACGACCTCGACATCGAGACCCTCACCCAGCTCGAGGACGTCCTCGACGGCTGGCCCGGCTCGATGATCGTCATCTCCCACGACCGTTTCTTCGTCGAGCGCACCACCGACCGGGTGTTCGCCCTCCTCGGCGACGCCACCCTGCGGATGCTGCCGCGCGGCATCGACGAGTACCTGGAGCGGCGGCAGCGGATGGAGGAGGCGGTCGCCGCCTCGGCCGCCGCCGCGGCACCCAGGGCCGCCGCCGCGGAGAAGAGCGCCGCCGACCAGCGCGCCGCCAAGAAGGAACTCCAGAAGATCGAGCGCCAGCTGGACAGGATCTCCGAGAAGGAGGCCAAGCTGCACGCGCAAATCGCCGAGAACGCAACAGACTTCGCGAAGGTCGCCGAACTGGATGCGCAGCTGCGGGACTTGGCGGGCGAGCGGGAGGACCTGGAGCTGCGGTGGCTGGAACTGGCGGAGGACGCCTGA